TAAAGAGGGAATCCCCATCTTTGCAGCGCTGTTTCACGTCCGAATTTGGCTTGGAAGTCAAGATCGTTCTTTCCTTTTTGAGCGCTTAATTTGAAGTTTTGTAACAGAAGCTTTTTCACAAGCTATCTCGACTTTCAGTAGACCGATTTGAAAGTGAGGACAATAAATAATGATCGAAACTGCAAGCGATCGCAAAGCCCAATATCCTTGGTGGGCTGGTAATGCGCGCCTAACTAATTTATCAGGCACATTTTTGACTGCTCACATTGCCCATGCTGCGATCGTATCCTTTAGTATTGGTGCGCTGATACTGTTAGAAATTAATCGATATTCTCCCGACCGTCCGATGTCAGAACAAGGGTTATTTCTCTTATCTCGACTGGCTACACAAGGGTGGAGTCAGATTTCTGACGGTCAAGTGACTGACACTTATCCCTTTTTTGCTTTTGGAGTTGTACTGCTTGTTTCCGCCGCAGTTTTTACAGCAGGCACTTTATTTCACCGCAGCCAAGTTCCGGCAAGCTTAGAAGAGTCCAAAAATCCTCTAGCGCGGCAATATCATTTTAGTTGGGACGACCCCAAAAAATTGAGTTTTATTTTAGGAAATCACTTGATTTTCTTAGGAATAGGGGCTTTGTTGTTAGTAGCAAAAGCCATGTTTTTTGGCGGACTTTACGATGCTAATATCGGACAAGTGCGCGTCGTTACTGAACCCACTTTAAGTCCTGGAATAATTATAGACCGCATCGGTCATCTTTTTGATGTCAACAATCTCGAAGATGTTGTTGGCGGTCACATTTATGTTGGTGCGCTGTTAATTGTGGCAGGAATATGGCACATGATTAGCGAACCGTGGGATTGGGTCAAACGACGTTTTCTCTTCTCTGGTAACGCCATTCTTTCTTACTCTCTATTTAGTCTTGCTTTGACAGGATTTGCTGGCTCTTACTTTTGCGGATTTAATACCCTCGCCTACCCAGTTGAGTTTTATGGTGCGCCCTTAAGCCTCAAGTCGTCCTTATTACCGCACTACTTTGACCCAAACCAATTAGAACCTACAACTCGCGTTTGGTTGGCAAATACCTACTTTTACCTATCGTTCTTCACTCTTCAAGGTTCCCTTTGGCATTTTGGATTGGCATCTGGCTACTTTGAACCCGTTCTACAATCTTGGAAAGCAGCTTTCTCGGAAATTAGAACTGCAAATGTAGCGTATCAGCGATCTTTCAGCCATCAGCCTCAACCCAATTGGAATACATTCTATGAATCTCCTCAAGTTGAGCTTCAGCCAGCTTTTGCTTACCAAGAATCTGCTCAAAAATCTTTGAACTATCTTTACGAACCCTCTTCAAATTCAGTTGCATCCACAAGGACAAAATTACAGCCCAATCATCGACAAGTGCTTTACCAATTCAACTATCCCAATGACGAAGAAAAGACTTTTTACGAAAGCTCTAGTCGTGAGGGAAAATCGAAATTAGAATACCCCTCCCCCATGCCTCAGAATCTTTACGAGACTACTTACCAAAAACAAAAATCTAGCAAGTTGTATGGGGGTTAACAGTTATCAGTGTAGAGACGTTACATGTAACGTCTGTACAAAGTTATCAGTTATCGATGGCTGGTGACTGGTGGCAAGATACAGGATCTAAAAGCCCCCCTTGTTAAGGGGGGTTGGGGGGATCTAAAAGCCCCCCTTGTTAAGGGGGGTTGGGGGGATCTAAAAGCCCCCCTTGTTAGGGGGGTTGGGGGGATCTAAAAGCCCCCCTTGTTAAGGGGGTTGGGGGTAACTAAAAGCCCCCCTTGTTAAGGGGGGTTGGGGGGATCTAAACGACCTGGTAACTAGCTACCAGTCACTGACTTAAACCACTACAAATGTGGTCTAAATGCGTCCCAACTTCTTGCCCAGCTTCCGCACCAACTAAACGAGTCGTGACTTCCTTTAATGCTTGAATTGCTTGCACGGTGGGTTGAATCGGAACACCCAGAGTACTGAAAGTTTCCTTCAACCCAAAAAGAACCCGCTCTTCAATAATGGAAGGATCGTCAGCTAACATAGCGTAGGTAGCATAACGCAAGAATAGGGTTAAATCGCGAATGCAGGCTGCATAGCGACGAGTGGGATACATATTACCCCCAGGACAGGTGATATCTCCATATAGGAGCGAATTTGCTACCGCTTGGCTAACAATACTAGAGGCATTTTCACTGATAGTAGCAGCTGCTTTGACGCGCAACTCTCCTGTTTGGAAATATTTTCTCAACTTTTCCAACTCAGGTGTATCGAGATATTTACCTTGTCGATCCGCAGGATTGATAACAGAAGTAATCGTGTCTTGCATAATTTTTTCTCCAACTGATTGCTTCGTTTTTAATTGCAGAATTTATGTGCTGAAAGTTTGATGTTTTGAGTTGTCTAAACCTTAACAAGGGCAAACTCCAATTACCTCACCAAAACTTAATACATGGCTCGGATTAAATAATCGAAATAAGGTTTGACAAGATCGGCTTCTTCGCGACTCATTAAACCTGTAGCAACCTCTTTTAAAGAGCGCATACAACTGCCAATGTTACTGACAGGAACACCCAGGGATACATACATTTCCCGCATTCCATTTATGCCGATATCATCTAAGGGTTTCATGTTTCCAGCTAATACGGCATATGTAATAAGTCGGAGATACCAGGCTTGATCTCTTTGACATAAGGCAGTTTTTTTCGGATCGCCGCTGTTGCTAGGAGTATTTGGTATCACCTTCCAAAATCTTTGGCTACCCTCTTGGACAATTTTTTGCTCGTTTTTCGATAGGATTTGCGCTACTTTAAGCCGTGTCTCTCCAGTTTTAAAAAAATCTTGTAGTTTATCTAATTCCGTGCGGCTAAGAAAGCGATCTGCTTCATCAGACTGAGCTATAACTTGGGCAACAAGGCTCATTATTTTATCCTCCGGTGAGATAGGACGAAACTAGTTTCCTCTAAAACAATTGTTGACTTTATTGTTGCAAAAGTCATTAGCATTTTTCACAACTTAATAAACAATTTTATAACTTAACAAATAGGATATTTCTTGCTTGAATATAGATTAATTTCTATAGTAAAAATTCTAAACTTGGATTTCAATATTGATTGACTTAACTCTCATATAACAATAGAGTTTGGGTTATGAAACCCTGACAAGTTCTATTGCTAAGTCATTAGTAAAAATGAGCGATCGCAATCCTACGATCTTATATCGATACAGTACGAGTTGTAGAGAGCGATCGCCAGAATATTACAGCAACATAGTGCATCAACGTATAGGGTGTATAGCTATGCATCCTGAATTTTTGCGTAGTTAAAATTACTGAGTTGAAGTCAATTCAAACTTTTGTCTAATGCCATCAAATTTTCAAGCGCATTATTACTGAGATATTGAACTATCACATCAATATTTATTGTCTACCTCTATAACAAAAATCGGCAAACCTTCTGAAGCTTACCTCATCTTCATCAGGCTAGCTTGGACATGAAAAATTCATAAATTGAATTATGTCTAGGCTACTAATTAGTCAATATCATGCTGAAGTAGATAAAGTAATTCAATACGGTGGTTCGCGCAAAGAAACTTCTATTCGGGTGGCTTTTCAAAACTTACTGAACGAATATTGCAAACCGAGAGAATTTTACCTCATTCCCGAATTAGACTACAAAACTAGAAATGGCAAACTTGTCTATCCTGACGGTACAGTAAAAGACGCTTTGCGCTTAGACTGGGGGTATTGGGAAAGTAAAGATCAATTTGATAATCTAGACGAAGAAATCGATAAAAAGCTGAAGAAAGGCTATCCTGACAGCAACATTCTATTTGAAGATTCCCAGACAGCAGTTTTAATTCAGAGTAGCAATGAAATCTTGCGCGTTCCTATGCGCGATGGAGATGCGTTAGATAAAGTTATTTCCACCTTTATTAATTACGTTCGTCCCGAAGTCAAAGATTTTCGGACTGCAATTGGAGCTTTTAAACAAGATTTACCAAAAATTCTAGATGCGCTACGAGATACAATTGAGCGGCAAAATGAAAGTAATGCAGCATTTAGAGAGTGTAGAAACAACTTTTGGGAGATTTGCAAAAAATCAATCAATCCTGAAGTCACGTTGTTAGATGTGCGGGAAATGATGATTCAGCATATTTTGACTGAAGATATTTTTATTAATATATTTAATGAATCGCAGTTTCATAGAGAAAATAATATTGCACGGGAATTACAGCGAGTTATCGATACCTTCTTTACAGGTGGTACGAAGAAAAACTTGCTCGGTACAATTGAGCGTTATTATGGAGTGATTAGAAGAACTGCGGCGAATATTTACAACCATCATGAGAAGCAGAAGTTTTTAAAAGCCGTTTACGAGAATTTTTACAAAGCATATAATCCGAAGGCGGCTGACAGGTTAGGAATTGTCTACACGCCGAATGAAATCGTTCGGTTCATGATTGAAAGTGTAGATTATTTAACCCATAAACATTTTGGTAAGATTTTAGCTGATAAAGATGTTGAAATTCTCGATCCGGCTACTGGTACGGGTACTTTCATTACTGAGTTAATTGAGTATTTACCTAAAAATAAGCTTGAGTATAAATATAAGAATGAAATTCACTGCAATGAGTTGGCGATTCTGCCGTATTACATTGCAAATTTGAATATCGAGTTCACCTATAAACAAAAAATGGGTGAATATCAGGAGTTCGATAATATCTGTTTTGTCGATACGCTTGAACATACCAGTTTTCATGAGAAGCAACTAGATATGTTTGCGCTATCTGTGGAAAATACTGCGAGGATTAAGCGCCAGAATGACAAAACCATTTCCGTAATTATTGGTAATCCTCCATATAATGCTAAACAAGGGAATTTTAATGAGAATAATGCTAATCGCACGTACACAGCGATAGACAAAAGAATTAAAGATACATATATTAGAGAGAGCAAAGCTCAGAACAGGATCGTTGTATATGATATGTATACTCGATTTTTACGTTGGGCATCGGATCGTTTAGGTAAGAATGGCGTTGTATCATTTATTACAAATTCGTCTTTTATCAATGGTAGAACTTTTGATGGATTTAGAAAAATAGTTGCTGATGAGTTTAGCGAAATTTATCTCATTGATTTAGGTGGAGATGTAAGAAAGAATCCCAAACTCTCAGGTACTACACATAATGTTTTTGGAATTCAAACAGGTGTTGCTATATGCTTTATGGTGAAAAAAAATTTAGAGACGCGCTTTAGCGCGTCTCTAAATTCCTGTAAAATCTTTTATAATCGCCGTTCAGAATTTGATACAGCCGAAGCTAAGTTACATTTTTTATCTACAAATAAATTTATTCAACTTGATTTTGAACATATTACACCAGACAAAAAACATAACTGGATTAACCAGGTTGATAATGATTTTGATAACTTAATACCTTTAGTTGATAAAGATGTAAAAACTGGAAAAGCTCAACAAGCAGTGTTTCAAGTCTTTTCATCAGGTATAAAAACTCAGCGTGATGAATGGGTATATGACTTTTCATCTCAAAGGTTAACTGAAAAGATGAGCTATTTTATAGAGGTATACAAAAATAAACTTGCTGGCTTCAACGAGGATAGATTAGATATTAAGTGGGATAGAGAACTTACGAAATATTTAGAGCGACATATAAGTAAGAGCTTTGATACTCAAAGTATAAAGCAAAGCATATATAGACCGTTTGTTAAAATGAGTCTTTACTTTGATAAGCATTTTAATGGAATGACTTATCAATGGCTCGATCTTTTTAATAAAAATGATCCCGATAATAAATATATAGCTGTTTCAGCAATCGGAAATACCAAATCATTTCACTGCTTAGCTAGCAATACAATAATTGATTTACATCTAACAGGTGATTCTCAATGTATTCCTCTCTACCGCTACGACAAAGAAGGAAACCGCATCGACAACATTACCAACTGGGGATTAGAACAATTCCAAATCCATTACAACGATGCTGCAATTACCAAACTCGATATTTTTCACTATACCTACGCCATCTTACACAATCCCGAATATCGAAAAAAATACGAACTCAACCTAAAACGAGAATTTCCGCGCTTACCCTTCTATGAAGACTTTCATAAATGGGTGAACTGGGGTAAACAGTTGATGGATTTACATATCAATTATGAAACCGTCGAATCTTATCCTCTAAAACAAATTGATATACCCTGCGGAGATAATACACGTACACCTAAACCAAAGTTGAAAGTAGACAAAACTGAAGGAAGCATCATTTTAGACGAAAACACAACTTTAGAAGGCGTACCTAAAATTGCTTGGGAATATCTTTTAGGCAACCGTTCCGCCATAGAATGGATATTAGATCAATATAAAGAAAAGAAACCTAAAGATCCAACGATCGCCGAAAAATTCAATACCTATCGCTTTGCAGATTATAAAGCCCAAGTCATCGATTTACTGTCAAGAGTCTGTACGGTAAGCGTAGAGACAATGAAGATTGTTCAGCAGATGAATAGTTAATGTAAACATAGTACAATTACAAAATATAGGCGAATAGAATTCGCGGAAATACACAGGCAAAGTTCGCCTTTGCGGACTGAAGACAAATTTAATTAAGAAATGTAGTTATGCATTACAAAGTTAGTATCGTAATTGAAAAAGATGAGCATGGCTACTATGCTTATTCTCCTGGTTTAGAGGGTTGCCAAACTCAAGGTGATTCATTGGAAGAAGTAAAAGCAAATATTCAAGAAGCAGTTGAACTCTACCTAGAAACACTCTCAGACGAGGAAAAACGGGATGTTTTCAATAAAGAGATATCGACAATGACATTAGAGGTACAAGTTGCCTAGGTTACCGCGATTGACTGCCCAAGAAGCAGAAAAATTATTGTTTGATGCTGGATTCATCTTGCTTAGGACAAGGGGAAGTCACAGAATTTATTTTAAAGAAGATACCAGGGTTGTAATTCCTTTCCATGCTGGCAGGGTATTACATCCTAAGATCGTGAAACAAGTACTTGAAGCGATCGCTCCCTCTGAAAAAAATTCACTACAGTGCTTGACAAGCTAGAATAGACATGGCATGATGATAAATCGTCCGACTAAGGGACTGTAGTTCAATTGGTTAGAGCACCGCCCTGTCACGGCGGAAGTTGCGGGTTCGAGCCCCGTCAGTCCCGTTAAAATGTATTGATGTAGAGACGTTCAATGTAACGCCTCTACATTGGTTTAACCTAAATCACCTGGATCTATGATTCGCGTTCGTATTGCTCCCAGTCCTACTGGTAACTTACACATCGGTACAGCAAGAACCGCAGTATTTAATTGGCTGTTTGCCCGCCATCATGGGGGACAGTTTATTTTACGGGTTGAGGACACGGATACGGAGCGATCGCGCCCTGAATATACTCAAAATATTCTCGACGGTTTAAACTGGCTCGGTATGCACTGGGATGAAGGTCCCATATTTCAATCAGATCGCCTAGATATCTACAAGCAACGAGTACAAGACCTACTCGATAAAGGCTTAGCATATCGCTGTTATACCACCGAGGCAGAATTGGAAGAAATGCGGGCAGCGCAAAAAGCCAGAAACGAAGCACCCCGCTACGATAACCGCCACCGAAATTTAACTCCAGAACAAGAAGCAGCTTTTACGGCTGAAGGTCGTCGTCCTGTGATTCGGTTTAAGATTGACGACGATCGCGAAATTGTCTGGAACGATTTGGTACGGGGAGAGATGCGCTGGCGAGGAACTGACTTGGGCGGCGATATGGTTATTGCACGTCGCTCGGAGGATGGTAACATCGGTCAGCCCTTATATAACTTTGCCGTTGTCGTGGATGACATGGATATGAACATTACCCATGTGATTCGTGGTGAAGACCACATCGCCAATACAGCCAAGCAAATTCTACTTTACGAAGCTTTTAACGCAAGCGTGCCAGAATTTGCCCATACGCCCTTAATTTTGAATATGACAGGGCAGAAACTTTCTAAGCGAGATGGGGTGACATCCATTTCTGACTTTAAGAAAATGGGTTTTGTCGCAGAGGCGATCGTCAATTACATGACATTATTAGGATGGTCGCCACCGGATTCTACCCAAGAAATATTTACCTTAGAAGAAGCTGCAAAGCTCTTTAGTTTCGATCGCGTGAATAAAGCTGGGGCAAAATTTGACTGGGCAAAACTAGATTGGATTAACAGTCAATACCTGCACAGTATGCCCGTAGATAAGTTAACCGATCTGCTGATACCCTATTGGCAAGAGGCAAGATACGAATTCGATCCGGTAGGCGATCGCGCTTGGTTGGAAAAAATTACAGCCTTAGTTGGTGCGAGTTTGACGCGGCTACCGGATGCTGTGGATATGTGTCGGTTATTCTTTGTCAAATCTGTAGAATTCAGCGCCGAAGCAACCGAACAACTCAAGCAAGCGGGGGCTGATAATGTGGTTCAAGGAATTATCACTGCTCTGGATGGCAGGGCTGAATTAAGCGCAGACAGCACCCAGGAGATTATTAAACAGGTGATGAAGGAGCAAAACGTCAAAAAAGGCTTGGTGATGCGATCGCTCCGTGCTGCCCTCACTGGTGACTTACACGGTCCCGATCTCGTTGAATCGTGGCTGATTTTGCATCAGAAAGATTTAGATAAACAACGGTTGCAAGAGGCGATCGCGAAGTAAGAAGATCCCCCCTAGCCCCCCTTAAAAAGGGGGGAACAAACATTTCAAAGCCTCCCTTGAAAAAGGAAGAACAAGCATTTCAAAGTCCTCCTTTTTATGAAGAGAATCAGCATTTCAAAGTCCTCCTTTTTATGAAGAGAATCAGCATTTCAAAGTCCCCCTTTTTAAGGGGGATTTAGGGGGATCTAAAACGAGGGTAGAAAAGTATGCAAACTCGTCAACTTTACCTTCCAGAAATGGGCTGCGGTACGTGGGCATGGGGTAATCGCTTGCTCTGGGGCTACGATGAAAGCATGGACGACCAGTTACAAGCAGTATTCGATCTCTGTGTCAGCAATGGCGTGACTTTATTCGATACAGGTGATTCTTATGGTACTGGGCGCTTAAACGGACGCAGCGAAATGCTGTTGGGGCGATTTGCGAGAGAATATCAGGGGACTGGGAAAGAAAATATTTGTATTGCCACTAAACTAGCTGCTTATCCCTGGAGATTGACCCGTCAATCGATGGTTAAGGCTGGTAAAGCTTCTGCTGAACGTTTGGGTAGAAATGTCGATTTGGTGCAAATGCATTGGTCTACAGCTAATTATGCCCCTTGGCAGGAGTGGGCGCTGTTGGATGGTCTTGCCGATTTGTACGAACAAGGTTTAGTCAGGGGAGTTGGTTTATCAAATTATGGTTCCCAACGGCTGAAACAAGTCTATAAAAAGTTGCGCGATCGCGGCGTTGCGATCGCAACACTACAAGTTCAGTATTCGTTGCTATCTACCTATCCCGTTACCGAATTAGGTATTAAAGATGTATGCGATGAATTGGGGATCAAATTAATTGCCTATAGTCCTTTAGCGTTGGGAATCTTGACTGGAAAGTATACTGAGAAAAGTTCATTTCCCAAAGGAATTCGCGGTTTATTATTTCGGCAGCTATTACCAGGAGTGCGTCCGTTGTTAGGATGCTTGCAAGAGATCGCAAGTTCGAGAAATAAAACTATGTCTCAAGTTGCAATTAATTGGTGTATGTGTAAAGGCACTATTCCCATTCCTGGAGCGAAAACAGTAGCGCAGGCAAAGGAGAATTTGGGGGCTTTGGGTTGGCGATTGGATGCTAGTGAAGTTATCGCACTCGATCGCGCTGCGGCAAGTACGGATAAGAAAATGGTACAAAATATTTTTCAAACTCAGTGAAGATCCAGTTTTATGTCACGCATCAGCCGTAGGCGAAGCGTAGCGTTAGACGCAAAGACGCAAAGAAGCTCGCTAAGTGGATATTTTTCGTAAAAACCTATCTTTATCTGCGTTGCAATTCATATTACAGTAGATTTTTTAAGTTAAAAATAAAACTTAATAGGAGTTTTGCAACAATGTAAAACCTGCTCAAACTCCAATTGATAGAGAGTAAATTAGTTTGCTTATCTCCTACTCGTTTCCGATTGGATTCCTTCTACCAGCTTCACCATCATAGTCGTCAAGCTATCGTATTTCGGTTGCTCTGCAACTGAAGATTTATGGCGACAAAAGATAGGCGCAACTCTTTGCTTAACTTGAGAACCAACAGTAAAACAAATATCTCCATCTTCGTATTCAAATAGAGGAAAAGCACCGTTCCCCCACTCTTTCGCCAGGGATACAGCTCTCCCTAAAGAGATAAATTTGTCGATTTTAGCGTATTCGCTGCGATCGCTTCGATTTGGATATGGTAAGTTGCCTAAAAAGCCGCCATCACTCCATTGATATAATTCGTAAACTTCTGTGGGTAAGTCAAAGGGTAAATCTTTCAGCTTTTGCTTAATTTCTGCGTAACTCAGACCGTCTTCCAATATTGGATAAGCAACACGACCATCGGGAGATTTCGGTGGCACGTAATTTGCGATAAATTCTAGGGCTTCATTTAAAGTAGATACCATCCTCTTCTGCCTCAAAGACTACTGCATTGCATAATACTATCTATGCTGCACCGAACCGGTACATCAAACATCCGCTCTACTGAAGAATTAGCAATATTTTTGGTTTCTTAACGTTTAATTCCTTTAAATCGTTCTTGTGCTGATTGAAACGCCGATCGCATCACGGCTTGAATTTGCTGCGGATCGGGCTTTTTACCTCCCATCAAGTCACCAAAGTAGACACAAGCCCCCTCTCCTAGCGCCCATGTATATGCAGCAGCCCAGGAAGCAGCGATGACGCTACCAAAGCCAGGAATGAATTTAATCAATTCTCGCCCGATTGCCTGTGCCAAGAAACCCCCTGCGATCGCGCTGACTACGCCCCCTGCTTGCGACGGGGTTAATGTCTGTCCGTATAATTTCCCTAAGAGGCTAACCATCGACACCTGTACGGCTGTGAGTACGGGCATGGTAGCAAAGGGTAAAGGTACGGCTGCTAGAGTAGCGGCGGCGATCGCAAAGGCAAGCATGTAGCGCCGTCCCACGTCCCGATAGAGGTTGCCAAGTTGCTGACCTGTTTTTTCATCCAATAACTGATAGATTGCCCTGGCTTCGGCTTCTGGGAGCAAATCGGCTAACGTATCTCTCAAGGCTTCTAAACCATAAAACACTGGGTTATAGTCATCTTCTTCTAAGGTAAAGTCGATAAGAACCGCGCGATCGTATAAGCCGCTAAAGTTCTGTTGAATGGCACTAAAGGCGCGAGTCACGACATCAAATTGAGGTGGATAGTCTGGGTGATCCGCTGTCCCTGTAGGATAAACTTCATGCAAGCAACTGACAGCTAGCAAGCAGGGTATATCTGGATATTTCTGGCGCAACGTTTGTGCAATTTGTTTTAAGCTATCGGTAGCAAAATCGTTAATTTTTACCGTGAGAATCAAGACTCTAGCGCAATGGCTAGCTTGTTGCAGATCGCCAATCAGTTCTTGGGCGATCGCTTGCGTCTCTCGATTTACATCTCCCAATCCCACTGTATCGGTAAAAATGAGTAGCGGCAGATCGTTAGTCGGATAGGCATAGCGTTGGGTATGTTGCGTATGAGGGCGAAATCCTTGTCCGACAATTTCGGCTGAAACTCCGGTTAAGCCGCGCACGATCGAACTTTTTCCCGCCTGGGGTTTGCCAATGAGTAAAGCTTCTGTCGTGGGTAGTTCGGCGCGTACCGTTGCTAAAATCTCCGCTACTCGTTCATCGCTGACGCTGAACCAGTTGACTATCGTTTGTGCTGCTCGATCTACAGGCAGAAGTTGCATTATCTTTGCTGTTGTTTGGTTCCAGACAGCATGAATCCCGTCACTCTGAGACTCTTTAACTGTCTCATGTGTGATTCGGTCGGACGAGGGCAATTCGCGATCGCGTTGCTCGGTCATTGACATCAAAACAGGCAATAGGTTCCAATAACATCCTATCGAGCCATGAGGTGCGATCGCACTACCTAAATATTTATCTTCGATCGCTACAGTCAGCGACGCAACTTGTATTGCATGGCGCGATCGCTTGTTTTTGTGAGGAGAGGCGATCGCACTATATTACTGTTCTACTCAGCCTGTTTCAATTTCTCTATTAAAATAGCCGTGACTTCAGCTTCAGGATCGGGCAGGTCAAAGGGATAAGGCTGAAGATTTGCAGGGTTACGACGGCTCATTAAAACTTCCAAAGCAGCTCGAAATGCTTCATCTTCATTGTACAGAAATATATTGCTTTAGTTCAGCATTTGTCGTTTGGTATAAGTCTGGCATCATGGTACAAAATTCCAGTTTCCATCCTCTTATATTATCAGCGTAATTTCATCAGTCCTTCCAGCCTGGATGTAAAGCGTTTTTAACTTTCGATCGTAACGAAAAACTTGAATTGGCTGGTAGAAATTAGAAAGCACCTGACAAAGGAATACTGTCATTTCTAACTATTTCTGCGTTGACAAGTTACCACTCCTGAAGATACATTAAGTGTAGCGCATCAGAAGTTAGTGAAGTCGCTCAACTGTATTTTTCTTATTCATAATAAGTGCGATCGCATTCTGTTTTAAAACTGGGGGTGCGATCGTATTTCATAGATAATCTTTCGTCATTTTCTCATCGATAATTCAGTGATTTAACGGCTCGCTTCACCCGCTGCTACTAACCTCCCGAACACGACGAACAAACTCTATACGGTCGGTGTGCAACGGGATTGTTATACGGATTTACTAAACAATGCTGGTAGTAATTCTATTCGTCGTCAAGCCATGGGTACCAAGGAGCATCAGTCATTGGAATGAAACCCCCTGATATCTTCTCGATTTCCTCTAGGTCGCCTTTCTCATTTTTTCTAAAAGAAGCAACCCATGAACTATCTTCTTTTCGGAGTGGGCAGACTAATATGCCATTGTTTGCTAATTGCTCCACTAGAGGAAAAGGCACTTCGTTTTCCGCCGAAGCCCAAGCAATGATCCGATCGTATGGAGCCTTATCTAGTTGACCGTCTCTTCCGTCTCCAACGACTACACGCACATTTGTGTACCCATCCTGCTGAAGGAGCAGATTAGCCCGTTCAACCATGATGCCATCAATATCAACAGAGACAATGGCTCCACGTTCTCCAACAATGTCAGCTAGAATGGCTGTACTGTAACCAGAACCAGTACCAATCTCAAGAATAAAATTGCCTGAATAGGGGTGAAGCATTCGGAGCATCTGCTCAATGAT
This window of the Chroococcidiopsis thermalis PCC 7203 genome carries:
- a CDS encoding aldo/keto reductase; amino-acid sequence: MQTRQLYLPEMGCGTWAWGNRLLWGYDESMDDQLQAVFDLCVSNGVTLFDTGDSYGTGRLNGRSEMLLGRFAREYQGTGKENICIATKLAAYPWRLTRQSMVKAGKASAERLGRNVDLVQMHWSTANYAPWQEWALLDGLADLYEQGLVRGVGLSNYGSQRLKQVYKKLRDRGVAIATLQVQYSLLSTYPVTELGIKDVCDELGIKLIAYSPLALGILTGKYTEKSSFPKGIRGLLFRQLLPGVRPLLGCLQEIASSRNKTMSQVAINWCMCKGTIPIPGAKTVAQAKENLGALGWRLDASEVIALDRAAASTDKKMVQNIFQTQ
- the gltX gene encoding glutamate--tRNA ligase, which codes for MIRVRIAPSPTGNLHIGTARTAVFNWLFARHHGGQFILRVEDTDTERSRPEYTQNILDGLNWLGMHWDEGPIFQSDRLDIYKQRVQDLLDKGLAYRCYTTEAELEEMRAAQKARNEAPRYDNRHRNLTPEQEAAFTAEGRRPVIRFKIDDDREIVWNDLVRGEMRWRGTDLGGDMVIARRSEDGNIGQPLYNFAVVVDDMDMNITHVIRGEDHIANTAKQILLYEAFNASVPEFAHTPLILNMTGQKLSKRDGVTSISDFKKMGFVAEAIVNYMTLLGWSPPDSTQEIFTLEEAAKLFSFDRVNKAGAKFDWAKLDWINSQYLHSMPVDKLTDLLIPYWQEARYEFDPVGDRAWLEKITALVGASLTRLPDAVDMCRLFFVKSVEFSAEATEQLKQAGADNVVQGIITALDGRAELSADSTQEIIKQVMKEQNVKKGLVMRSLRAALTGDLHGPDLVESWLILHQKDLDKQRLQEAIAK
- a CDS encoding protein-L-isoaspartate O-methyltransferase family protein; amino-acid sequence: MFKSEADLITSSLLNVNKDYYTCYKNGLPVRQISAPEIIEQMLRMLHPYSGNFILEIGTGSGYSTAILADIVGERGAIVSVDIDGIMVERANLLLQQDGYTNVRVVVGDGRDGQLDKAPYDRIIAWASAENEVPFPLVEQLANNGILVCPLRKEDSSWVASFRKNEKGDLEEIEKISGGFIPMTDAPWYPWLDDE
- a CDS encoding DUF6888 family protein; this encodes MTVFLCQVLSNFYQPIQVFRYDRKLKTLYIQAGRTDEITLII
- a CDS encoding GTPase family protein; this translates as MTEQRDRELPSSDRITHETVKESQSDGIHAVWNQTTAKIMQLLPVDRAAQTIVNWFSVSDERVAEILATVRAELPTTEALLIGKPQAGKSSIVRGLTGVSAEIVGQGFRPHTQHTQRYAYPTNDLPLLIFTDTVGLGDVNRETQAIAQELIGDLQQASHCARVLILTVKINDFATDSLKQIAQTLRQKYPDIPCLLAVSCLHEVYPTGTADHPDYPPQFDVVTRAFSAIQQNFSGLYDRAVLIDFTLEEDDYNPVFYGLEALRDTLADLLPEAEARAIYQLLDEKTGQQLGNLYRDVGRRYMLAFAIAAATLAAVPLPFATMPVLTAVQVSMVSLLGKLYGQTLTPSQAGGVVSAIAGGFLAQAIGRELIKFIPGFGSVIAASWAAAYTWALGEGACVYFGDLMGGKKPDPQQIQAVMRSAFQSAQERFKGIKR